A window of Gopherus evgoodei ecotype Sinaloan lineage chromosome 13, rGopEvg1_v1.p, whole genome shotgun sequence contains these coding sequences:
- the LOC115660928 gene encoding apelin receptor-like produces MEDEPYYYYGEGNESGPGAQCEWPADWEVSFLLLPVLYMLVFVLGLSGNGLVIFTVWRGPRAKRRSADTYIGNLALADLAFVVTLPLWAAYTALRFHWPFGSALCKLSSYLVLLNMFASAFCLGCLSFQRYLAIVRSLPRSRPVRPRASALLPLAALWLLAGLLALPALLLRDTQPGPADNLTVCDMDFSGVASAQSERYWWGALSLGTTALGFLLPLLLMTLFYCCIGASLSRHFQHLRKEQEKRRLLRIIATLVAVFALCWLPFHLLKSLYVLSELGLLDLPCAFLGLVVLLHPYATCLAYINSCLNPFLYAFFDLRFRAQCRLLLGLRPALRGPAGSGSSTLSAQTQKSELHSLATKV; encoded by the coding sequence ATGGAGGACGAGCCCTACTATTACTACGGGGAGGGGAACGAGAGCGGCCCGGGCGCGCAGTGCGAGTGGCCGGCGGACTGGGAAGTGTCCTTCTTGCTGCTGCCCGTGCTCTACATGCTGGTCTTCGTGCTGGGGCTGTCGGGCAACGGGCTGGTGATCTTCACCGTGTGGCGCGGCCCGCGGGCCAAGCGCCGCTCCGCCGACACCTACATCGGCAACCTGGCGCTGGCCGACCTGGCCTTCGTGGTGACCCTGCCGCTGTGGGCCGCGTACACGGCGCTGCGCTTCCACTGGCCCTTCGGCTCGGCGCTGTGCAAGCTCAGCAGCTACCTGGTGCTGCTCAACATGTTCGCCTCCGCCTTCTGCCTGGGCTGCCTCAGCTTCCAGCGCTACCTGGCCATCGTGCGCTCCCTGCCGCGCTCCCGGCCCGTGCGCCCCCGCGCCTCGGCGCTGCTCCCGCTGGCTGCGCTCTGGCTGCTGGCCGGCCTGCTGGCCCTGCCCGCCCTGCTGCTGCGCGACACGCAGCCCGGCCCGGCCGACAACCTCACGGTCTGCGACATGGACTTCAGCGGCGTGGCCAGCGCGCAGAGCGAGCGCTACTGGTGGGGCGCGCTCAGCCTGGGCACCACGGCGCTGGGCttcctgctgccgctgctgctcaTGACCCTCTTCTACTGCTGCATCGGCGCCAGCCTCAGCCGCCACTTCCAGCACCTGCGCAAGGAGCAGGAGAAGCGGCGGCTGCTGCGCATCATCGCCACGCTGGTGGCCGTGTTCgcgctctgctggctgcccttccacCTGCTCAAAAGCCTCTACGTGCTCAGCGAGCTGGGGCTGCTGGACCTGCCCTGCGCCTTCCTCGGCCTCGTCGTGCTGCTGCACCCCTACGCCACCTGCCTGGCCTACATCAACAGCTGCCTCAACCCCTTCCTCTACGCCTTCTTCGACCTGCGCTTCCGCGCGCAGTGCCGCCTGCTGCTGGGGCTGCGCCCGGCGCTGCGCGGCCCGGCCGGCTCGGGCTCCTCCACGCTCAGCGCGCAGACCCAGAAATCCGAGCTGCACTCGCTGGCCACCAAGGTGTAG